The genomic segment GCCATCAGGTTTTGTGAGCAAAATTTTTTGAATGGGTAAAAACATGAAAAAAATGATGATGGCAATGGGTATTGCTTTAGCGGGATTAACTTCATTGTCACATGCAGATGATTACGGAATTGTTGATCTGGAAAAAGTAGTACAAAACAGTATCTATTTAAAGCAGCAAAATGCCACTCTGGAAAATGAAATCAAGCCGCAAACCGCACAGATTGCACAGTTTCAAAAAGACCTTGCTGCAATCAAGCAAAAAGGCCAGACTGCAAAAACACCAGCAGAACGTGAAAAAATAGCCAAAGAATTTGAAGGTAAAGCGACTCAACTGGCAGGGGTGCAGCAACAGGTACAGGCAACCGTGCAAACGCGTATGCAAAGTGTAAATAAAGCTTTTGAAGGAAATTTGAAGCGTGCTGCTGAACAATTACGCCAAGAAAACAAGCTAGATGTGGTTTTAAATAAAAATTCCGTACTTGCTTATGACGCGAAGTATGATTTAACTGATAAAATGATTCAAAAGGTTAATGCAATTAAATAATCGATGAATTATCAAAAACTTCAGTTAGCTGACCTCGCTCGTCTTGTCCAAGGTGAGTATGTAGGTCAGGCAGATTTATGTTTGAGAGGTTTGGCAAGTCTTGAAAATGCAACCTCTCATGACCTTGCATTTGTCAATGCAGATAAATATCTGGAACAGGCAGCTCAGAGTAAGGCGGGCGCTTTAATTGTGACTGCTGAATTAAAAGAGCAGCTAACTTCCCAGCAGAACTTCATTGTCGTAGCCAATCCTTATCTGGCTTTTGCAATTCTGACTCACGTTTTTGAGAAAAAACATACGATTCAGGGAATTGAAAGTACCGCACAAATTCATCCATCTGCCATCATTGCTGACAGTGCCTATATTGGCCACTATGCCGTTATTGGTGAGAATTGTGTGGTGGGTGAAAATACGATTATCCAGTCACACGTTCAGATCGACGACCAGGTTGAAATTGGTCGGGACTGTTTTATTGATGCACATGTGACTTTAACAGGTGCTACAAAAATCGGTAATCGTGTTCGGATCCATGCCAATACCGTAATTGGTAGTGAAGGTTTTGGGTTTGCACCTTATCAAGGGAAATGGCATCGAATTGCCCAGTTGGGTTCAGTCTGTATTGCAGATGATGTCCGGATCGGTTCAAACTGTAGTATTGACCGAGGTGCACTGGATGACACAATTCTGGAGCAAGGTGTCATTATTGATAATCTTGTGCAAATTGCCCATAACGTCAAGATTGGTGAAAACACTGCGATCGCAGCTAAATGCGGGATTGCTGGTAGTACCACGATTGGCAAAAACTGTATTCTCGCGGGGGCTTGTGGGGTAGCAGGACACCTACATATTACCGATAATGTGACCTTGACAGGAATGTCAATGGTGACAAATAACATTACTGAAGAAGGTACTTATTCTTCAGGCATGGGATTGTTGCCAAATCAGCAATGGAAACGCACAGTGGTTCGCTTAAGACAATTAGCAGATGTGCCATTGACCCAGTTAGTGAAACGATTGGATCATATGCAATCTCAAATTGAGTCCATTGAATCAACATTTAAGTTGCGTAAATAATTATGATGACAGAGTCGAATTTGCCTACATTCACGAAGCCTGAATTGCCAATGAATATTCAAAAGATTCGTGAATATTTGCCCCATCGCTATCCATTCTTACTGGTTGATCGCGTTGTCGATATTACCGAAAATGGCATTGTTGGTTATAAAAACGTCTCAATTAATGAAGAGTTTCTGCAAGGCCATTTTCCGAACTATCCAATCATGCCAGGCGTATTGATTGTAGAGGCATTAGCACAGATCTCAGGTATCCTTGGTTTTGTCATGAATAATGAAACTCCAAAAGAAGGTTCATTATTTCTTTTTGCTGGCGCTGAGAAGGTTAGATTTAAAAAACAAGTGGTTGCTGGCGACCAATTAGTACTTAAATCTGAATTAGTGATGCAAAAACGTGGCATTTATAAATATAATTGTATTGCCACAGTAGATGGCATTGTCGCAACAACCGCGGAAATTATGGTTTCCCATCTGAAAGTCGAGCAGGCATGAGCAATAACCCCCTAATTCATCCAACTGCCATCATTGACGCATCTGCAGTAATTGCTGCAGATGTACAGATTGGCCCTTACTGTATTATTGGGCCAAATGTCACGATTGGTGCTGGTACCAAACTGCATTCACATGTCGTGGTGGGTGGTTTCACACGTATTGGTGAACATAATGAAATTTTTCAGTTCGCCAGTGTCGGTGAAGTCTGCCAGGATCTGAAATATGCAGGCGAGGAAACCTGGCTGGAAATTGGTGATTATAACAAGATTCGTGAACACTGCAGTCTGCACCGTGGTACGGTGCAAGACAAAGGTATTACCAAGATTGGCAGTCATAACCTGTTAATGGTAAATACCCATATTGCACATGACTGTATGGTTGGTGATCATAATATTTTCGCAAATAATGTCGGTGTGGCGGGTCACGTACACGTAGGCGATTATGTCGTGATTGGTGGTAACTCAGGTATTCACCAGTTCTGTAAAATTGACTCTTACAGCATGATTGGGGGCGCTTCACTGATTCTGAAAGATGTTCCTGCCTATGTGATGGTATCGGGTAATCCGGCACATGCATTTGCCATGAATGTGGAAGGCATGCGTCGTAAAGGCTGGTCAAAAGACGTGATTAACGGTTTACGTGAATCCTTTAAGCTGATTTACAAATCTGGCTTAACGACTCAGGAAGCCATCGAGAAAATCCGTAACGAGATTCTTCCAGAAGTTTCTGAAGCACAACGTCTGATTGATTCACTCGAACAATCAAAGCGTGGCATTGTGCGCTAAGCTAAAGAAATGAAAGTAGAATTAAAAAAAGACACCTTCGTGGTGTCTTTTTTTATGGGACTTTTTATTTACTTCAAAAATTTAACTTCTTCAGCTTTCGGATAGTTCTTGAGTAGTTTCGCTTTATATTGCGAAGCAAGAGTAGTGTTCTTTTCTACATCCTTACTAATATTATAAAGCTGATAAAGGGCAGTAGAGGCTTTTGCAGAATTTGGATAGCGGTCAACCACAATCAGATAATTCTTCTTTGCTTCATTAAAATTCGGTGGGTCAATCGACAGGTTAAATTCGGCTAACCAGAAGTGAGCATTGCTGATATAGACGCTATTCGGATTATTCTTGATGAAATTCTGCATGGGTGCAATGGCTTTAGCTGCACCACCATTTTTATAGGTATCCAGTGCAATGGTATAAGCCGCTTTTTCCTGCTCACTCGGCTGTTGCGTTGTAGATGCCTGATTGGTCGCTACTGGAGCATTAGAGCTTACACTGGGAGAAATATCCTGTTGGTTATCCTCCGCGGGAGTATCTTCAGCAGGTTCAATTTTTTGCTGCAATAGTTCCAGACGTTGATCTAGATCGGCATAGCGGTTGGTTAATTCGCTCTTTAATCTCTCGATCTCATTTTCTTGTTCTTCGATTTTTCCACGTAAACTGCGTAGATCATTTTCAAGCTGCTGGTTTTTTTGCATAAGCTGCCAGCTGGTATTGGTCTGAGGTGCATCTGCGCCTGTAGCAATGGCAGATTGAGTGCTGATATTATTTGATTGAGCACCTTGGCTGAGTCCACGTGATTCGATAGGAATCGCAGCAAAAAGAGAGGTTGTACAGAGTGCAGTGAGGGCACACAATACCTGTTTCTTAAACATCATATAAGTTCCATGATTCTTGGCGAGATTATGTATCCGCAGCTCATTTATTCTAAAAGAGATAACCCGTTTATAGCTTCACATTTAAAACGGCATTTTTAGAAATTGCAACAAGGTTTTACAAAGATCATGTGAATTTCGATATTCATGAATTAATTGTGAAGAATATTAAAAAATCAGCATCTTGGGGTATATTGTTTTTAAAATAATCAAACGGATAGCTTATGCCGAAAATTTGAAATACAGGCCTTGCAACTTCAATAAAAATCTCTATACTCTGTTCCTGTAATGGTAGCCCTGCCGGTTACTTCGCAATTGTACTCTATGAACCCCGCCAGGACCGGAAGGTAGCAACGGTAGTAGATCTATGATGTGCCGGAGCTTTGCTGGTAGGGTTGCCACCAGATTTATAATTATAAAATTTCTCTATTCTCTCTTTATTTTTCAATCTTAATTTCTATTGTTTTCTATTCCTTTTAATCTTTACTTTCAATCTTCTATTCACAGCTGCTTTCGTGGATGCCATATTGTTTGGAATATTGAAATTCAATCTTTTGAATAGACTATCTTAATTTGAGCTTTTGAAAGCTTTTTGTTGTTCGGGATTAATTGTAAATTAAGGGAAACTATTTAAGTTAAGCAGGATGGCAAAGAGGAAAATAAAAAAATAGCCTAAGCATATTTTTCACAAATACAAAAGAATTAATCTTCGGCTTTGCGGCTAATCGCTTTCATGATCGCATCCATTTCAAAACCACGATACATTAGAAAACGGATCTGTTTGGCTTTAAGTTTTGGGTCTTTCGTCACTTCTGGACCATATTTTCTAAGCTTCAGTTCATAAGCCTGTTGTACCCAGTCCGTTTCTTTTAGTTCTTCACTGATCAGGGCAGTATCAATTTTTTTGCTTTTCAGCTTCATTTTAATCTGATTGGGACCTTTGCCTTTACGCTTTTGGCTCGATAACATGATTTCAGCGACACGTTGATCACTTTGATAGTTTTCTCTAGATAGCTCTTCAACCAAAGTGACCACTTCATTTCGATCTTCTGCATAAAGCGCCAGTTTCTCAATGAGTTCAGCTTTGGAGTATTCTTTGCGAGTTAGTACAGCAAAGGCATAAGAACGCAAACGGGTGCCGGTTAGACCGGGTTTCTTCTGCTCTTTATCGGAGTTACCAAATAAGCTGTCTTCCGGATCAAATTCTGGCAAAGTCTGTGGCTCAACAGGTGCAGGAGTGACTGAATCTTCAGCATCACCAAACTGCTGTTTAATCGCGTCATAGTCCAAAAGTTTGCTGAATTTTGCGTCTGACATATTGATCTCGATAAAAATATCTATTCCATAATAACAAAAACGCCCCGTAGGGCGCTCTGTTATGACGTTCAAGGATTATGCATCCAGAAAGTCTGCTGGTTCTTCTTCATCTTTATCTTCGACTACTTTGCCTGTAGTAAGCAGTTGCTCACGGATCAGTTTTTCAATAGTATCCGCCAGCTCTTTGTGTTCTTCCAGATAACGGATGGTATTGTTCTTACCTTGGCCAATCTTGTCGCCTTGATATGAATACCATGCACCCGCTTTCTGAACAATTTCTTGCTGTACTGCAAGGTCAATCAGTTCACCAAGATGGTTAACACCTTTACCATACAGAATCTGGAACAGAGCTTCTCTGAATGGAGGCGCCATTTTATTTTTCACAACTTTGACTTTGGTTTCAGAACCTACAATCTCGTCGCCTTCTTTCACCTGACCGATACGGCGGATATCCAGACGTACAGAAGCATAGAATTTTAGTGCATTACCACCAGTAGTTGTTTCCGGGCTACCGAACATTACACCAATCTTCATACGGATCTGGTTAATGAAAATCACCATACAGTTTGAACGCTTGGCATTACCGGTAATTTTACGCAGTGCCTGGCTCATCAAACGTGCTTGCAGACCCATATGTGAGTCACCCATTTCGCCTTCAATCTCGGCGCGAGGCGTCAATGCAGCAACAGAGTCGACTACAATCAGGTCAATTGCGCCAGAACGTACCAGCATGTCAGCGATTTCAAGTGCCTGTTCACCGTTATCTGGTTGAGAAACCAGCAGGTTATCAATATCTACACCGAGTTTACGGGCATATTGAGGATCAAGCGCGTGCTCGGCATCGATGAATGCACATGTACCGCCAGCTTTTTGACATTCAGCAATCGCTTGCAATGTCATTGTGGTTTTACCTGAAGATTCAGGACCATAAATCTCGATAATACGGCCTTTCGGTAAACCACCAATACCGAGTGCAATATCAAGCGTTAAAGAGCCTGTAGATACAGCTTCAACTGCTTGCACGGTATTGTCACCAAGACGCATCACTGTGTTTTTACCAAACTGTTTTTCAATCTGGCTTAAGGCAGCATTGAGCGCCTTGTTTTTATTCTCATCCATCTTACAACCTCAATACGATGTCACAAACTTAGTACTCAAGTGGATGTCTTACATTAGAGCTTCGTTCCACAGGAATATAGTGACAGAAATTTCCCTTGTGTTCTATAAAATCCAGCAGTGTTACGACACATGCTGACGCTTGAATTTAATCATCATTATATGACCAATGTTGATCAAAGTTCTGACTATTTTCATTCTTGAATCGACTGATGTCTCGACGTTCTTTTTTGCTTGGCCGATGATCGGGACGCGCTAGATTATGCAACTTTCTTTGTGATGCAATCAATTCCCGGCGAGCGATACTGACTTCAGTTTCTTCATACAGTTTCTGTGCCACAGGTGCAGGACCACGAACATCAGAAAGTTCTTTTACAACTACGGTTTTTTTGTCGATACCTTGCTGAATCGTCAACTCCATACCCACACGGACTTCGCGAGATACTTTTACACGCTCACCATTATGGTGGACTTTACCGCCCTCAATAGCATTCTTGGCAATTGAACGGGTTTTAAAAAAACGTGCCGCCCACAGCCATTTATCTATACGCATGCCTACCGCATCTTCGGGTAAAGACGATTTACGCATATTGCTTGTTTACCTCAGACTGATTTAAATGAGTGATTAAATCTGTTAATTGGTGCAGCATCGGGTAATTACAAGTCTGGCGTGCAACTTTACTGGAAGATGGTTGCTGGATACAGAACAGGTTCTGGATGCCATAAGCCTTGGCACCATTCAGGACTTTTTCGGTATCATCAATAAAATAGACCTGCTCAGGATCAAAGGGGTGCAAAGCATTCAGACCTTGCCAGAATTCTACAAATTCCTTGGCATGTCCAATGCTTTCCGAGCTGACAATCACATCAAAATAATCTTTGAGATTCAGATGATCCAGTTTGAAGGCGAGTCCTGCACAGTCGGCATTGGTGGCAAGCCAGATGGGATAGCCATTATTTTTAAGATAATCGAGTAATTCGAGGCAATAAGGGCGTAAGCTAACCTTATCTTTATGCTCAATTTGCATGGCCAGAACGTCGACTTCGACTTTAGCCGTCCAGAAGCGAGAAGAGTACCAGTTTAGGGTATGATTATGTTGCTGATAGAATGCATAAAGCGTTTCTCGGCTCTGTTCCAGACTACAGCCATGTGTTTCGGCATAACGGACCGGTAATAACTCGTTCCAGATGAAATCATCGTAGGCAAGATCAAGTAAAGTTCCGTCCATATCAAAAATGACAGGCGGTTTTTCTGAGCAATTCGACATATAAGGTTTTCTATGTTTAAAGCGACAATAGCACCACAAGATCCGATGATTTTGCAGTTTGTGCCCATTTTGACACAGGCCTGTGAAATTTTGCGAGAAGAATATCAGCGTTATTGTTCAGGTGCTGCGTTTGATATTGTCAAGAAAAGTGATGATTCTCCTGTGACCCAGGCAGACTATCGGGTGAATAGTTATTTAACCCAAGCTTTAGCGGAAATCTCAGAATTGCCTTTATTGTCAGAAGAGGGGCAGCAGGATCAGCGTCATGCCTGGACAGATTTCTGGTTACTAGATCCTCTGGATGGCACCAAAGAGTTTTTGCATCAGCGCCCAGAATTCACGATTAATCTCAGTCTGGTCAGAGGCAGTCTGACTACTTTTGCCATTTTGGCGGTTCCTGCACAGCAGCTAATTTATTTCTGTCCTGAAGAAGGCTTGCCGATTAAATACGATATTCAGAATCAGGCATGGTTTGGCTATGAGTCAGCTACCGATCATCAGGATGTCTTTGTCGGTCTGAGTCAGAGCAGTCAGCAGAAGCCAAAATATATCGAGTATCTGCAAAGTCTGGCTAAACTTAGCGCGTACACCGAGTTCAAGGCAGGAAGTGCCTATAAATTCTGCATGATCCTTGAAGACCGAGTAGACATCTATCCGCGTTTCCATCCAACCTCTGAATGGGATACCAGTGCCGGTCAATGCATGCTCGAGCGGATTGGTGGAGGGTTGGTTGATCTGGAAGGTCGGCCATTCATCTACAATCAGCGCAAGACCTTACTGAATGGCGGGTTTATCGCCTATAAGAATGAAGCAATGAAAGCACTGGCTTTACGGGCACTGGCAGACATGCAAGACAATGATTGAGCTCATAGCCGTTCATGGTATAGTGAGGAAGATTCCGTTGATAGATCAGTTGGCAAGATTGTGGCATTAAAACTGCTTCCACCAAGTATGCTCAGTGCAATAGATTTATTGCCTGATACCAAGACACCTGTGACTCTGTTTACGCGGCATTCTCTGCGTGAAGATGTCGCTGGTCAGGGACTGGCAGGTTATGATTTGCAGTTGACGCCGCAAGGACGTGATCTGGCGCAGGAATGGGGCGCTTATCTGGTCAATCAGACAGATCGGCATATCCAGCATTGTATATCGAGTCCGATTCAGCGCTGTGTAGATACCGCAGCATTGATGATCGAGGGGGCAGATGCAACGGATAAAGCACCGCATACCCATAAGATTGAAATCGTTGAACAGGGTTTGCTAGTTGAGCCAGGCAGCTTTGTACTGGATATTCAAAAAGCAGGGCCATATTTCAAAAAACAGGGGGCATTGGGCTTTATCAATAGCTTCGTCAATAATGCCTTGCCCGGAATGAAACATCCCATTAATGGCGTAGTGGATGTACTGGAATTAATTTACAACACTCATCCGAAAACGCTGTATGGACTCAGTCTGGCGGTCAGTCATGACACCATTCTGGCAGCTATGATTGCAGTGATGTCTGGGCATCAGGAAGTCAGTCGTGAAGACTGGCCGAAAATGATGGAAGGTCTGTTTGTCTGGTTTGAAGGCGATGTATTTGAGGAATCTAAACTAAAATGGATCTGGCGTGGCAAAGTGCATGAGCTGGATATTTCCCAATTTCAGAATGCCGAATTAAAGGTAAATAAATAATTCAAAGGCTCAATCATTTAGGTTGAGCTTTTTTACATTTATCGTATGAAAGTGAAATAGAGTAACGATGAAATATCACTATGCTGATATTTAAACCAATTTTGGAAGCATAGGAGTCATCATGAAAATAATCACAATTTTAAGTCTGGTCGTTATGCTGGGATTAACTGCCTGTCAGCGTGATACAGACAATGTACAGCAAGACCAGACCACAACACCTCATTCTATGGATAAGGATGAATAATGTATTCTATTTTTATTTAAGTAAAAGATTTCTATAACTAGGATTGGAAAAAATTCTGGTATTCATCATTCTTTATTGTTGAATTGGTATTAAATTTCAGGCACAAAAAAAGCCCTAAAAGGGCTTCTTTTGATTTGCGATTAGTTAGAAGCTAATGCTTTAACTTGCGCGTTCAAACGGCTCTTATGACGAGCTGCTTTATTTTTATGGATGATACCTTTGTCAGCCATACGGTCGATTACTGGAACAGCTTTTTTGTAAGCTTCAGTAGCAACAGCATAGTCGCCAGCAGCAATAGCAGCTACTGTACGTTTAAGATATGTACGAACCATAGAACGCAAGCTTGCGTTGTGTTTGCGTGCTTTAACGTTTTGACGAGCACGTTTTTTTGCTTGAGCAGAGTTTGCCACTCGTGCACTCCTTGAAATAGATTGGTCTGGGCGGGCTGAAACTCAACTGAAAACCACATCAGAAGAACTATCACCAGCCCGTAAACAAGTGCCATATTTTGAGGAAACTATGGGCTTAAGTCAAGTCTTGACATGCTTTGACAACATTTTAGTTGCAGAAAAATTCTAAAGAAAACGTTAGATTAGTATCTAAGCAGGGAGATCGTACAAAAAATGACTAAAACCATTACATATCCTATCGTGATTGGCGCTACAGGCTTGGTCGGAAAGACTTTGGTACAACAGCTGGTAAATGAACCTAGTTGTAAGCGTATTAGCGTCATCGTGCGTAAACATCAACCAGAATTTGAACAGTGGCACAAGGTCAAGCAGGTGGTCGTTGAGGATTTCTTAATGCTCAATGATCAGGATGTCAGTGGCCATACTCATGCCTTTAGCTGTCTGGGTACCACGCTAAAGAAAGCCGGCTCCAAAGAAGCTTTTTATAATACCGATTACACCATCAACGCCCATTTTGCCGAACTGGTGCAGCAAACGGATGCTCATTATCTGTTGATTAGTGCGATGGGTGCCAATTCAAAATCCAGACTGTTCTATAACCGGGTAAAGGGTGAATTAGAGGATTATATCCAGACCTTGTCTCTGGAGCGTATCAGCTTGTTCCGACCATCTTTGTTGATTGGTGAGCGGGATCATCAGCGTTTACTGGAAGACGCGGCACAGAACCTGTTTGACAAGTTTTCGCATTTTATCCCCGATTCTTTTAAATACAAGCCAGTGACAGCAGAGCAGGTGGCTCATACTATGGTATATGCAGCGCTGAATCAGACTGTGAAATTTGAAATTTATGATAATTTAGCCATACAAAAAATGAAATGAGGGTAAAAAATCGTGTCCAGCGTACCATTTGTAACTTGTGACCTGCTTGATGACAATCCGGATAAAAACTTGCAGGTGGTCACCCCATGCCTGGATGGCAAATTCTTTAGAAGCTATGGTGCACGTAAAAGCTTTGGCGGCCAGATTGTGACCGTAAAATGTTTTGAAGATAACTCTCGAGTAAAAGAGTTATTGGCGACAGATGGTACCGGCAAGGTTCTGGTTGTAGATGGTGGTGCTTCGATGCGTTGTGCATTGATGGGTGACCTGATTGCTGAGTCTGCGGTGAAAAACCACTGGAATGGTGTAATTATCTACGGCTGTGTCCGTGATGTCGATGCGATTGCTGAGCTTGATCTTGGTGTACATGCTTTAGCTTCTATTCCTCAAAAGAGCAACCGTAAGGGGATTGGTGAGGTAGATGTGCCGCTTTATTTTGGTGGCGTGACCTTTAAATCAGGCGAGTATGTCTATGCTGATAACAACGGCATTGTCCTGTCCAAAGAGCAACTGGTGGACTAATTCCGGTTATTGAAAATATACAAAAACAAGCTATACCGTGGAAGTCAGGCAGTTTAGATTGCTGCTTTCACGGTTTGAAAATAATAAAGAGGACAGACGATATGTTAGGCCATCAGATTAAAGTAGCACAGGCATTGGCATCCGCATTTCTGGAAGGTGGACGTGGTACCACTGGAACACCATTTCCGAATCAGCCTGAAAAGCCTCTCAAGCTTTATGAATATGAAGGATCGCCATTCTGTCGTCGTGTCCGTGAGGTCATGACTTTACTGAATCTCGATTATGAAGTGTATCCGTGCCCACGAGGCGGTAAACGCTTTCGTCCCGAAGTGAAACAGCAAGGTGGCAAACTTCAGTTTCCATTTTTAGTAGATGAAAATACCGGAGATAAGCTATACGAATCTCAGGATATTATTCATCACCTGTTTAAGCATTATGGCAAGACAGGTAAGACTCCAGCCAAATATTCAAATTATCCAAAAGTGCCGGTTGCTGCCATTGCAGGTACGATGGTGAATGGTCTACGTGGTGGCATGGCTAAACCGTTGTCGAAGAATAGCCCTGCGCCTGAACAGCTTCTTGAGCTGTGGGGCTTTGAAGCCAGTCCATATACCCGTATTGTCCGTGGCGTATTGTCTGAACTGGAAATCCCTTACATCTATCATAATGTGGCAAAAGAACGTTGGCAGGATCAAGGTCTGGCAAAACTGCGTTTAAAACCGGGGAAATATGAACCTTTACCGGGTGGTAAGCGTGAACAGGTCTTAAAAGTAATGGGAGATAATATTCAGGTTCCTTATCTGGTTGACCCAAATACCAATACAAAAATGTTTGAGTCCAAAGATATTGTGGAGTATTTGAAGCAGCAATATGGTCCTGAGAAGAAAAGCAAAAAATAAACTGCTCCTAATATTTGGAAGATAAAAAATTGCCATCTGAAAATAGATGGCATTTTTATGGTTTATAAATTTAAATTTTCCAAGAACAAGAACTCTGCTTTCAAAATTATTCATACTTAGAGCTACTCACAATAAAGTTAAAAAAACTCATGATTTTTCTTCTTTTTTTGTTTATATTTTAATTTCAATGGGGTAATAAGAATAACGATAAGGGGTGTGCTTATGACAGCACAAGACGCCGTACTACCGGTACCTGTATTAATTGTTGAAGACGAATATGTCATTCAGTGCCGTTTAAAAAATATTTTGAAGGATCTGGGATATAGTGATGAGGTATTGCTGTTCGCCAATAATGTCAGGGAAGCCGAATATCTTCTGCAACAAGAACCGTTCTGTTTAGCACTGATTGATCTTGGACTGCCAGATGGAAATGGCATTTCCATTATTGAAAAAATACATGAGCTCGGTTCACAAACCTTAATACTAGTGGTATCTGCCTGGAGCACTCAGGATAGCTTGTTAAAAGCAATTAAGGCGGGAGCAACCGGTTATGTACTCAAGGAACGCGATGATACAGAAGTAAGTCTGGCAATTCGTAGTATTTTGCGTGGCGGTGCACCCATTGATCCTTTTATTGCACGGGAAATTCTCAAGCAGATTTCCAGTTCAGAGCCATCTTCCTCTTTGGAGCAGATCGTACTTGATCCTGAACAGGAAAGCTTGACTCAACGGGAAAAAGAAATTCTTTCATTGGTGGCACAGGGGCTCAGCAATCGTGAAATTGCTGATGAACTCTGCGTGTCACGTTATACCGTTGAAAGTCATATCAAGCATATTTACCGCAAACTCTCTGTTAGCAAGCGGACCAAAGCAGTCAGCACCGCCCGGCATTTAGGTATTCTTTAGTGCGAATGCTGTCTGTTAGCAAGATGTTTGGGCAAAGACTAAGGCTCTTCGCTCTATTAATGATAGGGAGCTGGCTGAGCCTATTCTCTTGCATCAGCTTGGCACAGAATAATTTTCAGATTAACGAGCTTTGTCAGGTGAACATTGAACAGCAACAAAAAGTTCAAGTCCCAAGTCATCTCGAAATTCCGGATGCGGGCTGGCAACCTGTAACATTACCGGATAACTGGAAAAATAACTGGCCGAAATATAATGGGGGTGCCTGGTATAAAATTCGCTGGGGTTGGTCTTGTCAGGACAATATACGTCTCGCTGAA from the Acinetobacter sp. YWS30-1 genome contains:
- a CDS encoding OmpH family outer membrane protein, encoding MKKMMMAMGIALAGLTSLSHADDYGIVDLEKVVQNSIYLKQQNATLENEIKPQTAQIAQFQKDLAAIKQKGQTAKTPAEREKIAKEFEGKATQLAGVQQQVQATVQTRMQSVNKAFEGNLKRAAEQLRQENKLDVVLNKNSVLAYDAKYDLTDKMIQKVNAIK
- the lpxD gene encoding UDP-3-O-(3-hydroxymyristoyl)glucosamine N-acyltransferase, with product MNYQKLQLADLARLVQGEYVGQADLCLRGLASLENATSHDLAFVNADKYLEQAAQSKAGALIVTAELKEQLTSQQNFIVVANPYLAFAILTHVFEKKHTIQGIESTAQIHPSAIIADSAYIGHYAVIGENCVVGENTIIQSHVQIDDQVEIGRDCFIDAHVTLTGATKIGNRVRIHANTVIGSEGFGFAPYQGKWHRIAQLGSVCIADDVRIGSNCSIDRGALDDTILEQGVIIDNLVQIAHNVKIGENTAIAAKCGIAGSTTIGKNCILAGACGVAGHLHITDNVTLTGMSMVTNNITEEGTYSSGMGLLPNQQWKRTVVRLRQLADVPLTQLVKRLDHMQSQIESIESTFKLRK
- the fabZ gene encoding 3-hydroxyacyl-ACP dehydratase FabZ, which gives rise to MTESNLPTFTKPELPMNIQKIREYLPHRYPFLLVDRVVDITENGIVGYKNVSINEEFLQGHFPNYPIMPGVLIVEALAQISGILGFVMNNETPKEGSLFLFAGAEKVRFKKQVVAGDQLVLKSELVMQKRGIYKYNCIATVDGIVATTAEIMVSHLKVEQA
- the lpxA gene encoding acyl-ACP--UDP-N-acetylglucosamine O-acyltransferase; protein product: MSNNPLIHPTAIIDASAVIAADVQIGPYCIIGPNVTIGAGTKLHSHVVVGGFTRIGEHNEIFQFASVGEVCQDLKYAGEETWLEIGDYNKIREHCSLHRGTVQDKGITKIGSHNLLMVNTHIAHDCMVGDHNIFANNVGVAGHVHVGDYVVIGGNSGIHQFCKIDSYSMIGGASLILKDVPAYVMVSGNPAHAFAMNVEGMRRKGWSKDVINGLRESFKLIYKSGLTTQEAIEKIRNEILPEVSEAQRLIDSLEQSKRGIVR
- a CDS encoding YbgF trimerization domain-containing protein codes for the protein MMFKKQVLCALTALCTTSLFAAIPIESRGLSQGAQSNNISTQSAIATGADAPQTNTSWQLMQKNQQLENDLRSLRGKIEEQENEIERLKSELTNRYADLDQRLELLQQKIEPAEDTPAEDNQQDISPSVSSNAPVATNQASTTQQPSEQEKAAYTIALDTYKNGGAAKAIAPMQNFIKNNPNSVYISNAHFWLAEFNLSIDPPNFNEAKKNYLIVVDRYPNSAKASTALYQLYNISKDVEKNTTLASQYKAKLLKNYPKAEEVKFLK
- a CDS encoding regulatory protein RecX, which gives rise to MSDAKFSKLLDYDAIKQQFGDAEDSVTPAPVEPQTLPEFDPEDSLFGNSDKEQKKPGLTGTRLRSYAFAVLTRKEYSKAELIEKLALYAEDRNEVVTLVEELSRENYQSDQRVAEIMLSSQKRKGKGPNQIKMKLKSKKIDTALISEELKETDWVQQAYELKLRKYGPEVTKDPKLKAKQIRFLMYRGFEMDAIMKAISRKAED
- the recA gene encoding recombinase RecA, which gives rise to MDENKNKALNAALSQIEKQFGKNTVMRLGDNTVQAVEAVSTGSLTLDIALGIGGLPKGRIIEIYGPESSGKTTMTLQAIAECQKAGGTCAFIDAEHALDPQYARKLGVDIDNLLVSQPDNGEQALEIADMLVRSGAIDLIVVDSVAALTPRAEIEGEMGDSHMGLQARLMSQALRKITGNAKRSNCMVIFINQIRMKIGVMFGSPETTTGGNALKFYASVRLDIRRIGQVKEGDEIVGSETKVKVVKNKMAPPFREALFQILYGKGVNHLGELIDLAVQQEIVQKAGAWYSYQGDKIGQGKNNTIRYLEEHKELADTIEKLIREQLLTTGKVVEDKDEEEPADFLDA
- a CDS encoding RNA-binding S4 domain-containing protein — translated: MRKSSLPEDAVGMRIDKWLWAARFFKTRSIAKNAIEGGKVHHNGERVKVSREVRVGMELTIQQGIDKKTVVVKELSDVRGPAPVAQKLYEETEVSIARRELIASQRKLHNLARPDHRPSKKERRDISRFKNENSQNFDQHWSYNDD
- a CDS encoding HAD-IA family hydrolase; translated protein: MSNCSEKPPVIFDMDGTLLDLAYDDFIWNELLPVRYAETHGCSLEQSRETLYAFYQQHNHTLNWYSSRFWTAKVEVDVLAMQIEHKDKVSLRPYCLELLDYLKNNGYPIWLATNADCAGLAFKLDHLNLKDYFDVIVSSESIGHAKEFVEFWQGLNALHPFDPEQVYFIDDTEKVLNGAKAYGIQNLFCIQQPSSSKVARQTCNYPMLHQLTDLITHLNQSEVNKQYA